aggaccagttatcataagagatgctaacagaaagctaacacaagaggaagtttagtgtcagtgattaattgtatatgaactttagtaattgaatatgtaattgtaattgactttgaggtttaaaaaaattgtaattgaaatgtactttgcaaaaatgttggtcattgtaatcataattgaattgttaattgacaatgggtaattgaaaatgtaattataactgaaaaatgtaattgactccatcCCAGGTACCCTCACATCCAGATGCAGCCCATCCCTCTGGTGGAGGTGGACTACAAGACCAACCCCAAAGCCAAACCACCTCATTCCCACTCCTCTCTCATCTACATGGCCATGCAGGCCAGTGAACAGCCCAAAGTCACTTTGTCCACCATCTATAAGTGGATCAAAGAGAACTTCTGCTACTACAGACACGCAGAGCCCACCTGGCAGGTAAGTGACacccacttttattatttatgactaTCCATCTCCCTTCATTTATCATCACTTACTCATATTTAATCAATggttttgtaataaatcttgcttttattgtgtctttgttacagAACTCTATTCGTCAAACCTTGTCCCTCAACAAGAGGTTCAAGAAGGTCCCTCGACAGAAAGACGAGCCCGGCAGAGGAGGATTCTGGAAAATCAACCCAGATCACTCAGACATGTGTGTCAAGAGACTTTCCAGACGCAAGAAACGTTTCCAGGGCTATCAGGACACTGCAAGCACTTCTTCTGTTAATGAAGATATGAGTCCTGAACAGAAGACCCTGTCGCCTACGGACAGTAGAGGGACCACAAGGTCTACAGAGACACTGCTTGATCTTGGTCCTGCGGCTACATGGACCTGTTATTCTCTGAGCAGTCAGAGGTAGGAGAGGTGCAGCCATTGGTGGAGGTCACAGTGGGGACAGAGACCGTACCCCAAACCCTGGATCAAGGCTTTGGTCTGAGTGAGGGCTTCTTCA
The nucleotide sequence above comes from Gouania willdenowi unplaced genomic scaffold, fGouWil2.1 scaffold_14_arrow_ctg1, whole genome shotgun sequence. Encoded proteins:
- the LOC114458619 gene encoding forkhead box protein J1-like, which translates into the protein MQSPPGRTLFVKPCPSTRVSRRSLDRKTNPAKEDSGKSTQRYPHIQMQPIPLVEVDYKTNPKAKPPHSHSSLIYMAMQASEQPKVTLSTIYKWIKENFCYYRHAEPTWQNSIRQTLSLNKRFKKVPRQKDEPGRGGFWKINPDHSDMCVKRLSRRKKRFQGYQDTASTSSVNEDMSPEQKTLSPTDSRGTTRSTETLLDLGPAATWTCYSLSSQR